Proteins from a genomic interval of Paenibacillus sp. FSL R5-0623:
- a CDS encoding AraC family transcriptional regulator, whose translation MTLSFLKWLKFNVTNTQTRLLLILTVVVFMIIIAVGMTTYYSSKSVLQQELSEPQHQMLRISMNDIDEVIRESDQIAVKIALNSNVYRFLTNEVQGSYRNITELVQFLETLISSTSFIKSAYILDMNRESIVAFPQGYSSSKVNFPDSDWVSIADELEERPMLVKQREISTSSGASMPQITLYRKIMIAGELKGIIAVNFKTEKMFEHMLLSSVSDLDSHRFILDTNNQPLYDLGNYAVGEEAVSHVLTQLDGEKLGEFKHEGKLLLASQTISPYTGWRYLSVISQDSLLANAQKIRNIVFIVSLLALVAGAVTITVYNAAAFRPVRRMRQLLSGYDQERIHPEQIDLEKITGQLLTDHAQQAINLRQTLPEASSKFLTDIYNGHMTGSREISEKWCRYFKDWSDEPLSIAMLSIDNYKAWCERFTKSDHSLLKFAIGNIIAELLSGQWRVLSADLGRDRMLVMLQPIHSGGSKSVATAIRETIGMIPRLLKFQVSSGVSGGHDGFMRLQRAMHEAESALDYRFYLGYERVISFEEISGLQPTENTLEELEFMTQLTETVEAGRGEEALRTFDKIVGQLIHEQWNPSSALAFLEAVAATLERIRLKRETEGCGFEMVDMRTMHLDAVCEVLRSQIEGLADWFGSLMLSKDFILCQQMIAFMNNHLEDPVSIQEIAEHAGIGSSLASQLFKQEMGDTIHGYFTKLRMERACELLLDTDYRISEIATMVGYQHENSFIRVYRKYKDITPGKYREIMRSRRGVLRES comes from the coding sequence GTGACCCTTTCCTTCTTAAAGTGGCTAAAATTCAATGTCACCAATACCCAGACCCGGCTGCTGCTGATTCTGACTGTTGTTGTCTTCATGATTATTATTGCGGTGGGGATGACGACATATTATTCTTCCAAATCGGTGTTACAGCAGGAATTAAGTGAGCCGCAACACCAGATGCTGCGAATCAGCATGAATGATATTGATGAAGTGATCCGGGAAAGTGATCAGATTGCGGTGAAAATTGCACTGAACAGTAATGTATACCGTTTTCTCACCAATGAAGTACAGGGATCATACCGCAATATTACGGAACTGGTACAATTTTTGGAAACCTTAATCAGTAGTACGTCCTTTATTAAGAGCGCTTACATCCTTGATATGAATCGGGAGAGCATTGTTGCCTTCCCACAAGGCTACAGCTCCAGCAAGGTTAATTTCCCGGATTCGGATTGGGTTAGCATTGCCGATGAACTTGAAGAGCGTCCCATGCTGGTCAAACAACGTGAGATTTCCACATCTTCTGGTGCGTCCATGCCGCAAATTACACTTTACCGAAAAATAATGATCGCTGGCGAGTTGAAAGGGATTATCGCAGTTAATTTCAAGACAGAGAAGATGTTCGAGCACATGCTGCTCTCATCCGTCTCCGACCTTGACAGCCATCGGTTCATCCTCGACACCAACAACCAGCCTTTATATGATCTCGGCAATTATGCCGTCGGAGAGGAAGCGGTCAGTCATGTACTCACTCAATTGGATGGTGAAAAGCTTGGTGAGTTTAAACATGAAGGTAAGCTTTTACTGGCTTCACAGACCATTTCACCGTACACCGGATGGCGTTATCTGTCCGTGATATCACAAGACAGTCTCCTGGCTAATGCACAGAAGATCCGCAATATTGTTTTTATCGTATCTTTGTTGGCTCTTGTAGCAGGAGCGGTTACGATCACAGTTTACAATGCAGCTGCTTTTAGACCGGTAAGACGCATGAGACAACTGCTCAGCGGTTACGACCAGGAGAGAATCCATCCGGAGCAGATTGATCTGGAGAAAATAACGGGGCAATTGCTAACGGATCATGCTCAGCAGGCCATCAATCTCAGGCAGACCCTTCCGGAAGCTTCATCCAAATTTCTGACGGATATTTATAACGGACATATGACAGGAAGTCGGGAAATTAGCGAGAAATGGTGCCGTTATTTCAAGGATTGGAGCGATGAGCCACTCTCTATTGCCATGTTGTCGATTGATAATTATAAGGCCTGGTGTGAGCGCTTTACGAAGTCAGATCACTCCCTGCTGAAATTTGCCATTGGTAATATCATAGCTGAACTGTTGTCTGGACAATGGCGGGTGTTATCAGCCGATCTGGGCAGAGACCGGATGCTCGTGATGCTGCAACCGATTCATTCTGGCGGTAGCAAGAGCGTAGCGACAGCAATACGAGAGACGATTGGCATGATTCCTCGCTTGCTCAAGTTTCAGGTGTCGAGCGGCGTAAGCGGGGGGCACGACGGATTCATGCGACTTCAGCGAGCCATGCATGAGGCGGAAAGTGCGCTGGATTACAGATTCTACCTGGGATATGAAAGAGTTATTTCGTTTGAAGAGATCTCGGGTCTGCAACCGACCGAGAACACACTGGAAGAACTTGAATTCATGACTCAACTGACGGAGACCGTCGAAGCAGGCAGGGGTGAAGAAGCCCTGAGGACTTTTGACAAGATAGTTGGTCAATTGATCCACGAGCAATGGAATCCTTCATCAGCGCTGGCCTTTCTTGAAGCTGTTGCAGCTACACTTGAACGTATTCGCCTGAAGCGCGAGACAGAAGGCTGTGGATTCGAAATGGTGGATATGCGGACCATGCATCTGGATGCTGTCTGTGAAGTGCTGCGAAGCCAGATCGAAGGTTTGGCTGATTGGTTCGGTAGTCTTATGCTCAGCAAGGATTTCATACTGTGTCAACAGATGATTGCATTTATGAACAACCACCTGGAAGACCCGGTAAGCATTCAGGAGATTGCCGAGCATGCCGGGATCGGAAGCAGTTTGGCAAGCCAGTTGTTCAAGCAGGAAATGGGCGATACCATCCACGGATATTTCACTAAGCTTCGGATGGAACGTGCCTGTGAACTATTGCTGGATACGGATTACAGAATTTCCGAGATCGCAACGATGGTGGGTTATCAGCATGAGAACAGCTTTATTCGTGTGTATCGAAAATACAAGGACATTACACCGGGCAAGTACAGGGAGATAATGCGAAGCCGCAGGGGTGTACTACGGGAATCTTGA
- a CDS encoding glycoside hydrolase family 65, which yields MDRQSVVTRNHPVLTQIEPRSPLSVGNGEFAFSADFTGLQTYPDLYEIPLGTQSNWGWHYTGGHHVFGDEDIVYQAFETYGRKVPYPMKPEDKEEAYHWLRQNPHRLQLGRISFRLLGEDGQETDVTHVVPVRQELNLWTGILHSEFTVQGEEVRVETACDPRLDCIAIRVQSELIREQRLQLFVVFPSPDMTHRSWSKSVFPDWKQHDRHSTVLTSVNSTSASLKRVLDEDEYALEWIWDAGQLEQTGTHEFTLSPKAVPDLDIWSCSVSFAAHKPETLPADTVLRSSSVHWKQFWNDGGVIDFEGSSDPRAAELERRVVLSQFLSAVHSGGSMPPQETGYMYNSWFGKMHLEMHWWHAAHFPLWNRTDLLCKSMDWYLTILPEARELARSQGYVGARWPKMVGYNGHQTPSPVAPGLIWQQPHPMALAEMCYLSRPDPAMLTRYKDIVFEAAEFMVSYAHWDGKRQAYVLGPPLIPAQENHAMSDSLNPPYELEYWKFGLEIAILWAERLNHPANPDWRRVASHMAKPRYENGVYLAHENCPDTYNVKNHDHPSMVGALGLLPGSLIDPEIMRNTLLKVKEYWDWESAWGWDFPMCAMTAARLNEPELAVDFLMMDATKNTYLPNGHNYQRAGLWAYLPGNGGLLTAVAMMAAGWTGAGEQANPGFPRDGSWTVKWEGLHPLM from the coding sequence ATGGATCGACAATCGGTCGTCACCAGGAATCATCCGGTATTAACGCAGATTGAGCCGAGATCGCCTTTATCTGTAGGTAATGGAGAATTTGCATTCAGTGCTGATTTTACGGGACTTCAGACGTATCCAGATCTGTATGAAATACCTCTTGGTACACAATCCAACTGGGGTTGGCATTATACGGGCGGTCATCATGTATTCGGAGATGAGGATATTGTCTATCAGGCATTTGAGACATATGGCCGCAAAGTGCCATACCCTATGAAGCCCGAAGACAAGGAAGAAGCTTATCACTGGCTTAGGCAGAACCCGCATCGACTTCAGCTTGGACGCATTTCATTTCGTTTGCTAGGAGAAGATGGTCAGGAGACGGACGTCACCCATGTCGTCCCGGTACGTCAGGAATTGAATCTATGGACCGGAATTCTGCACAGTGAATTTACCGTGCAGGGGGAAGAAGTGCGTGTAGAGACAGCCTGTGACCCACGGCTCGATTGTATCGCCATTCGTGTTCAATCTGAATTAATCCGTGAGCAGCGTCTGCAACTGTTTGTTGTATTTCCATCGCCCGATATGACACACCGGAGCTGGTCAAAATCAGTCTTCCCCGACTGGAAGCAACATGACAGACATAGTACTGTGCTGACATCGGTCAATTCGACTTCCGCATCATTGAAACGTGTGCTGGATGAGGATGAGTATGCATTGGAATGGATCTGGGATGCAGGGCAACTTGAACAGACGGGAACTCACGAATTCACACTATCTCCCAAGGCCGTACCAGACTTGGACATCTGGTCGTGCAGTGTATCTTTTGCTGCACATAAGCCGGAAACCTTGCCAGCAGATACAGTGTTGCGATCAAGCTCGGTCCACTGGAAGCAGTTCTGGAATGATGGCGGAGTGATTGATTTTGAAGGCAGTTCGGATCCGCGTGCCGCTGAACTGGAGCGCAGAGTGGTCCTATCCCAGTTCCTGAGTGCGGTGCACAGTGGTGGGTCCATGCCACCACAAGAGACCGGATATATGTATAACAGCTGGTTCGGCAAAATGCATCTGGAGATGCATTGGTGGCATGCGGCGCATTTTCCACTCTGGAATCGGACCGATCTGTTGTGCAAGAGTATGGACTGGTATCTGACCATCCTGCCAGAAGCACGCGAACTGGCACGCTCTCAAGGTTATGTCGGCGCGCGATGGCCCAAAATGGTGGGTTATAACGGGCATCAGACTCCGTCGCCGGTAGCTCCGGGATTGATCTGGCAGCAACCACATCCCATGGCACTAGCTGAGATGTGTTATCTGTCCCGGCCTGACCCTGCTATGTTAACAAGGTATAAGGATATCGTATTTGAAGCGGCTGAATTTATGGTGTCCTATGCCCATTGGGATGGGAAAAGGCAAGCATATGTGCTAGGTCCGCCGCTTATCCCTGCGCAGGAGAATCACGCGATGAGCGATAGTTTGAATCCGCCCTATGAACTGGAGTACTGGAAATTCGGTTTGGAGATAGCCATCCTGTGGGCAGAGCGTTTGAATCATCCAGCCAATCCAGACTGGCGAAGAGTGGCTTCGCACATGGCTAAACCTCGATATGAGAACGGAGTTTATCTCGCACACGAGAATTGTCCGGACACTTACAACGTTAAAAACCATGATCATCCCTCGATGGTTGGAGCACTTGGACTATTGCCAGGTTCATTAATCGATCCGGAGATCATGAGAAATACGTTGCTCAAGGTCAAAGAATACTGGGACTGGGAATCCGCCTGGGGTTGGGATTTTCCGATGTGCGCGATGACCGCAGCCAGATTGAATGAACCAGAGCTTGCAGTGGATTTCCTGATGATGGATGCCACGAAGAACACGTATTTGCCTAATGGACACAACTATCAGAGAGCAGGGTTGTGGGCATATCTTCCCGGGAACGGTGGTCTCCTAACCGCTGTCGCCATGATGGCCGCGGGCTGGACAGGGGCAGGAGAACAAGCGAATCCGGGATTTCCACGGGATGGGAGCTGGACTGTGAAGTGGGAAGGTCTTCATCCATTGATGTAA
- a CDS encoding glycoside hydrolase family 88 protein — MVGTSTKAVTQERRMSVKIADTLLSECQNGNHPKIAGKWGYVGGMTLMALERAAEWNQESRYAELVQRHMDDLIENDGTIRTYRLNDYNLDMINEGKNLFSQWKSSDNDKYAKAIQHLVDQLKGQPRTSEGGFWHKKIYPFQMWLDGIYMSSPFLAEYASTFDHPESFDEVARQILLIERKTRNPRNGLLHHAWDESREQRWCAQDTGRSVHVWGRAMGWYAMAVVDALEHFPVDHPQRGQIMGIFERMAYAIAHVQDHDSGLWYQVMDQNGRAGNYLEASASCMLTYALAKGLRLHYLAELDREVVDQAYAGILKRLVTEDEKGVHLHHICHGAGLGGKKYRDGSYEYYISEQVVSDVQMGVAPFLLASIEMERLGAEEA; from the coding sequence ATGGTTGGAACTTCGACAAAGGCAGTGACACAGGAACGCAGAATGTCTGTCAAAATAGCAGATACCTTGCTTTCCGAATGCCAGAATGGCAATCATCCCAAGATTGCAGGCAAATGGGGCTACGTTGGCGGGATGACGCTGATGGCACTGGAACGCGCCGCCGAATGGAATCAAGAATCTCGCTATGCGGAACTTGTCCAGCGTCACATGGATGACCTCATCGAGAATGACGGTACCATTCGGACCTATCGGTTGAATGATTACAACCTGGACATGATCAATGAAGGCAAAAATCTGTTCAGCCAGTGGAAGAGCTCAGACAATGACAAATATGCTAAGGCAATTCAGCACCTGGTTGACCAGCTTAAAGGACAGCCACGGACAAGTGAAGGTGGATTCTGGCATAAGAAAATATATCCGTTTCAGATGTGGTTGGATGGTATTTATATGTCTTCACCCTTTTTGGCGGAATATGCGAGCACCTTCGATCATCCCGAGAGCTTCGATGAAGTGGCACGACAGATTTTGTTGATCGAGCGAAAGACCCGTAATCCGCGTAATGGCCTACTCCACCATGCCTGGGATGAGAGCAGGGAACAACGCTGGTGCGCTCAAGATACTGGTCGATCGGTTCATGTTTGGGGCCGGGCCATGGGATGGTATGCAATGGCCGTTGTAGATGCACTGGAGCACTTTCCCGTGGATCACCCACAGCGCGGACAGATTATGGGCATATTTGAACGAATGGCATACGCGATTGCTCATGTTCAGGATCATGATAGTGGACTCTGGTACCAAGTGATGGATCAGAACGGAAGAGCGGGCAATTATCTGGAAGCCTCTGCTTCCTGTATGCTGACCTATGCACTCGCAAAAGGCCTGCGGTTACATTATCTGGCTGAACTGGACCGTGAAGTCGTTGATCAGGCCTATGCAGGAATATTGAAGCGGTTAGTCACTGAAGATGAAAAAGGGGTGCACTTGCACCACATCTGTCATGGTGCCGGACTCGGTGGGAAGAAGTATCGGGACGGTTCTTATGAATATTACATCAGTGAACAGGTCGTTAGCGATGTGCAGATGGGCGTAGCCCCGTTCTTGCTAGCCAGTATTGAGATGGAGAGACTTGGGGCGGAAGAAGCGTGA
- a CDS encoding glycoside hydrolase N-terminal domain-containing protein has product MNQHKDQTDTTGIRPDRNKLLMKYPSSWWQGMWREALPSGNGKLGASVQGGIQAETVLLQHSELWHWGRKDELPDVSHTLSETRKLMDEERYLEASWHLTRTLQAEGYASRLSSRYPLATMTVGMTCNNAFRKYRRELDMDTGEVQVRWQDGSHNYTRSLFVSRADDCIVYEIETHRVKDGASAQGTGAAEHSLLSGTIGLQFPQGDRVREDDEFNVLKSSITIRIDRDHSGDYLCYGGQNDDGQDYGAVLRLIQLNEIPGASHDQQKESETNEDMLSRKLHFHTSGKVLVLVKMFATGRLAQEWTRLKQELASLESDYNTLLDRHISLHQPLFRSADLDLDDETDDGRYNEDLLLEAYEGEAPTGFVRKMWAYGRYLFISGTSEHCGLPFGLYGLWGGDYRLIWGHNMANENVQMMYWHTDVGGLSNLNRSLFRYYNGLMNDFRDNAHKLYGCRGIYIPAGTTPGIGVPNQIVPVIMNWTGAAGWIARHYYAHYQFTGDKQFLLEEALPFMKEALQFYEDFLVLGEDGKYKIYPSVSPENTPKNFMPKHGQPLAHPMPTAINATMDIAIIKELLQHVIAASRLTGVHTTKIPCWEAMLEHMPDYLINMEGAVKEWLHPAFEDRRDHRHLSHLYPVFPGQEVTHEEQPELFQAFETAVDQRRLGAQSGWSLAHMSSIYARLGNGERALESLDILARSCVLSNGYTLHNDWRNMGICMSMPAAPIQLDANMGWVNAVQEMLLYVSEQWIKLLPALPERWVRGSIHGWRIHGGSLSCTWNRSTGFFRAELVADRRINTKLHIPEWVKGCEMLSRTACLCELDENGIYELEIEAGGELVLEQTAVFDA; this is encoded by the coding sequence GTGAACCAACACAAGGACCAGACAGACACTACAGGTATACGGCCGGACAGGAACAAGTTGTTGATGAAATATCCCTCTTCTTGGTGGCAAGGGATGTGGCGAGAAGCGCTACCTTCCGGAAATGGAAAACTTGGTGCTTCAGTGCAAGGCGGAATTCAGGCGGAAACTGTGCTCTTGCAGCACAGTGAATTATGGCATTGGGGGCGCAAAGATGAACTGCCCGATGTCAGTCATACCTTATCAGAAACCCGTAAGTTAATGGATGAGGAACGATATTTGGAGGCAAGCTGGCATCTGACCCGTACACTGCAAGCAGAAGGTTACGCGTCCAGGCTTTCCTCCCGATATCCACTGGCTACCATGACGGTGGGCATGACGTGTAATAACGCTTTTCGCAAATATCGGCGGGAACTGGATATGGACACAGGGGAAGTTCAGGTGCGCTGGCAGGACGGAAGTCACAACTATACAAGAAGTCTTTTCGTCTCGCGTGCAGACGATTGTATTGTCTATGAGATCGAGACTCATAGAGTGAAAGATGGAGCAAGTGCGCAGGGAACAGGTGCGGCTGAACATTCATTGCTGTCGGGGACGATAGGCCTGCAATTCCCGCAGGGCGACCGGGTGAGAGAAGACGATGAGTTCAACGTACTAAAGTCGTCCATAACGATAAGAATCGATCGGGATCATAGTGGAGACTACCTGTGCTATGGCGGACAAAATGACGATGGACAGGACTACGGAGCGGTGCTGAGACTGATCCAATTGAACGAAATACCTGGTGCGAGTCATGATCAACAAAAGGAGAGCGAAACTAACGAAGACATGCTTAGTAGGAAACTTCATTTCCATACCTCTGGAAAAGTGCTTGTGCTTGTTAAAATGTTTGCTACGGGCAGACTAGCGCAGGAATGGACACGGTTGAAGCAGGAACTTGCATCGCTTGAGAGCGACTACAATACGTTGCTGGATCGGCATATCTCACTGCATCAACCGTTGTTTCGGTCCGCTGATCTTGATCTGGATGATGAAACGGATGACGGGCGCTATAATGAAGACTTGCTTCTGGAAGCCTATGAAGGTGAAGCACCTACAGGGTTCGTGCGCAAAATGTGGGCCTATGGTCGATATCTATTTATCAGTGGAACCTCTGAACATTGCGGATTGCCATTTGGATTATACGGCTTGTGGGGTGGAGATTATCGCTTGATCTGGGGCCACAATATGGCGAATGAGAATGTGCAAATGATGTATTGGCACACTGACGTAGGCGGTTTATCCAATCTGAATCGTTCGTTGTTCCGCTATTACAACGGATTAATGAATGACTTTCGGGACAATGCCCACAAGTTATATGGCTGCCGAGGGATTTACATTCCCGCTGGAACAACACCGGGTATTGGCGTGCCTAACCAGATTGTTCCGGTAATCATGAATTGGACGGGAGCAGCAGGATGGATCGCCAGACATTATTATGCACATTATCAGTTCACTGGGGATAAGCAGTTTCTGCTGGAGGAAGCCTTGCCCTTCATGAAGGAGGCCCTTCAGTTCTATGAAGATTTTCTGGTGCTGGGTGAAGACGGCAAATATAAGATATACCCTTCTGTTTCGCCAGAGAATACACCTAAGAATTTTATGCCTAAGCATGGACAGCCACTGGCCCACCCTATGCCTACAGCCATTAACGCCACCATGGACATTGCTATTATTAAAGAACTGTTACAGCATGTCATTGCAGCCAGTCGACTAACTGGAGTGCATACGACTAAGATTCCGTGCTGGGAAGCCATGCTGGAGCATATGCCAGATTATCTAATTAATATGGAGGGAGCTGTGAAAGAATGGCTGCATCCTGCGTTTGAAGATCGACGTGATCATCGTCATCTTTCACACCTGTATCCTGTATTTCCAGGACAGGAGGTCACCCATGAGGAACAACCAGAACTGTTTCAGGCGTTCGAGACAGCAGTTGATCAGCGAAGGCTTGGTGCTCAGAGTGGCTGGTCTCTTGCACATATGTCGTCCATATATGCTCGACTTGGCAATGGTGAGCGGGCGCTGGAAAGTCTCGATATTCTTGCGCGCTCCTGTGTACTGAGTAATGGGTATACCTTGCATAACGACTGGCGCAATATGGGAATATGTATGTCCATGCCCGCAGCTCCGATTCAGCTGGATGCCAATATGGGCTGGGTTAATGCAGTACAGGAAATGCTGCTCTATGTGTCAGAACAATGGATCAAGCTGCTGCCGGCTTTGCCAGAACGCTGGGTACGAGGTTCCATACACGGCTGGCGTATTCATGGAGGTAGTCTGTCCTGTACATGGAATCGGAGCACGGGCTTCTTCCGGGCAGAACTTGTCGCGGACCGGCGGATCAATACGAAGCTTCATATTCCTGAATGGGTGAAAGGATGCGAGATGCTCAGCAGAACTGCCTGCCTATGTGAACTGGATGAGAATGGCATCTATGAGCTTGAAATAGAAGCTGGAGGGGAACTAGTGTTGGAGCAGACAGCAGTATTTGATGCATAA
- a CDS encoding DUF817 domain-containing protein, with amino-acid sequence MKSLIQLLHFGYHQAMSCIFPVAIFGTLALSSVIPIPFLHRYDAILLVLLAVQYLMYRSGLETRDEIKVICVFHIIGLVLEIYKVWMGSWSYPEPAYTKILGVPLYSGFMYASVASFMCQVWRRLRMDMTGWPGFAPSMLLGAAIYINFFTHHFMPDFRWWLTALVFIVFWKTWIIYRVRATTYRMPLSLAFIIVGFFIWTAENIATFFNAWKYPDQHDAWQLVSFSKISSWFLLVIISVIIVAQLKYVKANRNAGDSKSS; translated from the coding sequence TTGAAATCTCTAATACAGCTACTTCATTTCGGCTATCATCAGGCGATGAGCTGCATATTTCCTGTAGCGATCTTTGGAACATTGGCTCTCTCAAGCGTAATTCCGATTCCTTTCCTTCATCGATATGATGCCATTCTGCTCGTATTACTTGCTGTGCAGTACCTGATGTATCGAAGCGGCTTGGAAACCCGGGATGAAATCAAGGTCATCTGTGTATTTCACATTATTGGACTGGTGCTGGAAATTTATAAAGTATGGATGGGATCTTGGTCTTACCCTGAGCCAGCTTACACCAAAATCCTGGGTGTCCCTCTTTATAGTGGATTCATGTATGCAAGTGTAGCCAGTTTTATGTGTCAGGTGTGGCGAAGACTTCGAATGGACATGACCGGATGGCCTGGTTTTGCACCTTCCATGTTGCTGGGAGCAGCCATCTATATTAACTTTTTCACTCATCATTTTATGCCCGATTTTCGCTGGTGGCTGACGGCGCTTGTATTCATTGTCTTCTGGAAAACCTGGATTATTTACCGGGTACGAGCAACGACCTATCGAATGCCCTTATCGCTTGCTTTTATCATTGTTGGTTTCTTCATTTGGACTGCAGAGAACATCGCTACATTCTTCAATGCCTGGAAATATCCTGATCAGCATGATGCCTGGCAACTGGTTAGCTTTAGCAAAATTAGTTCGTGGTTCCTGCTCGTCATCATCAGTGTCATCATCGTTGCGCAGCTTAAATATGTGAAGGCCAATCGAAACGCAGGTGATTCAAAGTCCAGTTAA
- a CDS encoding YojF family protein, with product MQPIKPQDIQLRINNLADQDLYVHLELTSGAYAQHMDSTKHPASAFITNAAIRYTQGSISGTGPYRVGLKTTQGWLYAEGLTHIDEQEQERLILAGHDSQGKLVVALQLSREMF from the coding sequence ATGCAACCGATTAAACCTCAAGATATTCAGCTCCGGATCAATAATCTTGCTGATCAGGACTTATACGTACATCTAGAACTCACGTCAGGTGCTTACGCACAACACATGGACAGTACAAAACATCCAGCATCGGCATTCATTACCAATGCGGCCATACGATATACGCAGGGTTCTATTTCAGGTACAGGCCCATACCGTGTTGGTCTGAAAACAACGCAGGGATGGCTTTACGCCGAAGGACTTACACATATTGATGAGCAGGAACAAGAAAGACTGATTCTCGCCGGTCACGACAGCCAAGGTAAACTAGTTGTGGCGTTACAATTAAGCCGAGAGATGTTCTGA
- the bshB2 gene encoding bacillithiol biosynthesis deacetylase BshB2 — protein MNTTHNEHERILVVYPHPDDEAFSVSGTLAKYIDAGAHVTYACLTLGEMGRNMGIPPFANRVTLPAIRKKELIEASEAIGIQDLRMLGFHDKMLEFEDPKLLEDTIMSLLNELNPTLVITFYPGYSVHPDHDATGAAVIRTIAKLPVDERPMVHCVAFANNQEQYIGKPDVFVDVSEFLDRKMASIRAHRSQFQAAELVGNRELNNEEIKKRFGRETFWTYPFE, from the coding sequence ATGAATACTACACACAACGAGCATGAGCGCATCTTGGTGGTATATCCACATCCAGATGATGAAGCTTTCTCTGTATCGGGAACGTTAGCCAAATACATAGATGCCGGTGCCCATGTAACCTATGCTTGTCTAACACTTGGCGAGATGGGGCGCAATATGGGGATTCCTCCATTTGCCAACCGAGTGACGTTGCCTGCCATCCGTAAAAAGGAACTCATCGAAGCTTCTGAAGCGATTGGTATTCAGGACCTGAGAATGCTGGGTTTCCACGATAAAATGCTGGAGTTCGAAGACCCAAAGTTATTGGAAGATACCATTATGTCGCTACTTAATGAGTTGAACCCCACGCTGGTCATTACGTTCTATCCAGGGTACAGTGTTCATCCCGATCATGATGCAACGGGAGCCGCTGTTATACGTACAATCGCTAAACTTCCTGTGGATGAACGTCCGATGGTTCACTGCGTTGCGTTCGCTAATAATCAGGAACAGTACATTGGCAAACCGGATGTATTCGTTGACGTATCCGAATTTTTGGATCGGAAAATGGCGTCGATTCGTGCCCACCGTTCACAATTCCAAGCAGCAGAGCTTGTAGGAAATCGTGAGCTGAATAATGAAGAAATCAAGAAACGTTTTGGCAGAGAAACATTTTGGACCTATCCATTTGAATAA
- a CDS encoding ABC transporter ATP-binding protein, producing the protein MIKVHSLTKIYSNGKGIRDVSFDVEEGEVFGFLGPNGAGKTTTLRHLMGFVNPSSGMSSINGLDCRKEAAQIQKNLGYVPGEIAFYDNMTGMHFLEFIDDLRGRKDKSLRDQLINRFELDSGQKIRKMSKGMKQKVGLIAAFMHDPAVLILDEPTSGLDPLMQRRFVELIIEEKNRGKTILMSSHLFDEVDHTCERVGIIREGSIVTVENINSLKTTLPKSVVVALAHAEDMKVLQNNALLYTELGPLRVEIKITDGYDQVLRVLSQCKVIDMECPPQTLEQIFMDFYGKEQI; encoded by the coding sequence ATGATCAAGGTCCACTCTTTAACCAAGATCTATTCAAACGGTAAGGGAATTAGGGATGTGAGTTTTGACGTTGAAGAAGGAGAGGTCTTTGGGTTTCTTGGGCCCAATGGAGCCGGAAAAACAACTACTCTACGTCATCTGATGGGATTTGTGAATCCCTCCAGCGGGATGTCTAGTATCAACGGCTTAGACTGCAGAAAGGAAGCAGCACAAATACAGAAGAATTTGGGTTATGTGCCTGGTGAGATCGCATTTTACGATAACATGACAGGCATGCATTTTCTGGAATTTATTGATGATTTAAGAGGACGTAAGGACAAATCGCTCCGCGATCAATTAATCAACCGATTCGAGTTGGATTCGGGTCAGAAGATCCGCAAAATGTCCAAGGGGATGAAACAAAAAGTAGGGTTGATCGCCGCTTTTATGCACGACCCTGCGGTACTTATCCTTGATGAACCTACAAGCGGGTTGGATCCGCTGATGCAGAGAAGATTTGTCGAATTGATTATTGAGGAAAAAAACCGGGGCAAAACGATACTCATGTCTTCCCATCTCTTTGATGAAGTCGATCACACTTGTGAACGTGTGGGCATCATACGAGAAGGGTCAATCGTAACCGTGGAGAACATAAACTCGCTAAAAACGACACTGCCGAAGAGCGTTGTAGTCGCTCTGGCGCATGCGGAGGATATGAAGGTCCTTCAAAATAACGCCCTCCTTTATACTGAATTGGGTCCCTTACGTGTGGAGATTAAGATTACGGATGGATATGACCAAGTGCTCAGGGTACTCTCCCAATGTAAGGTTATTGATATGGAGTGCCCTCCCCAAACGCTTGAGCAAATTTTCATGGACTTTTATGGGAAGGAGCAAATTTAA